In one Brienomyrus brachyistius isolate T26 chromosome 12, BBRACH_0.4, whole genome shotgun sequence genomic region, the following are encoded:
- the LOC125705091 gene encoding zinc finger protein 501-like, with protein MENLVRECDPGRVSGQECGRGAGGDDGVVETQSDGCVTPEMNALTPEGVMSEDTEQEPNQDLIQDMELIQSQPSSPGDPEYGTDLEDSDSAEENGDDEGQDINAENMQLSIIKCEFNERLVDEHANPEGADYEGESSAELSEQAGDLKEESAIHLDVEETRGHICPHCGRFFRRAANLMKHYETHEENDPASCSYICVDCGKSFPQASKLRRHQHVHAADKTYPCTDCEKTFKNPSHLKSHRRVHMELRPYSCPQCGKTFRTAVILRSHQQIHSSEKPYSCTHCDKSFTRKSYLRTHLRIHSDENPFKCAQCGKAFPYGPKLEIHLRIHTGEKPFKCAQCGRSFAQSGDLKSHQRTHSGERPYGCHECGKRFSFACNLKTHLRIHSGEKPYTCSFCGKSFSDASHFRKHQQQHSGDKPVICEVCGKSFSDVAKFNNHKRVHSGEKPFTCSQCGMSFAQQSDLGRHRKTHTGERLHHCAQCGKSYARASGLKMHQRIHAETELGVGHLAPRKKLDYLN; from the exons ATGGAGAACCTGGTGAGAGAGTGTGATCCAGGAAGAGTGAGCGGACAGGAGTGCGGCCGTGGGGCTGGAGGGGACGATGGGGTTGTCGAAACGCAGTCTGATGGGTGTGTTACACCGGAAATGAATGCACTGACCCCCGAAGGAGTGATGTCAGAAGACACGGAACAAGAGCCCAACCAGGATTTGATCCAGGACATGGAGCTCATCCAGAGCCAGCCATCCAGCCCTGGAGACCCGGAATACGGAACCGACCTCGAAGATTCCGATTCTGCTGAGGAGAACGGTGATGACGAGGGGCAGGATATCAATGCCGAGAACATGCAGCTCAGCATCATCAAGTGCGAGTTTAACGAGAGACTGGTGGACGAGCACGCAAACCCAGAGGGCGCCGATTACGAGGGTGAGAGCTCAGCCGAGCTCAGTGAGCAAGCGGGAGATCTGAAGGAGGAGTCTGCCATCCATCTGGACGTGGAGGAGACCCGCGGGCACATCTGCCCCCACTGTGGGAGGTTCTTCAGACGCGCGGCGAACCTCATGAAACACTACGAGACTCACGAGGAGAACGACCCCGCGTCGTGCAGCTATATTTGCGTTGACTGTGGGAAGAGCTTTCCCCAGGCAAGCAAGCTGAGGAGGCACCAGCACGTCCACGCCGCCGACAAGACCTACCCCTGCACGGACTGCGAGAAGACCTTCAAGAACCCGAGCCACCTCAAGTCCCACCGACGAGTCCACATGGAACTGAGACCTTACAGCTGCCCGCAGTGCGGCAAGACCTTCAGGACGGCGGTGATTTTAAGGAGCCACCAGCAGATACACTCGTCGGAGAAACCGTACAGCTGCACCCACTGTGACAAGAGCTTCACCCGCAAGTCGTACCTGAGGACGCACCTCCGAATTCATTCCGACGAGAATCCGTTCAAGTGCGCCCAGTGCGGAAAGGCTTTTCCTTACGGACCCAAACTGGAGATTCACCTGCGGATTCACACGGGCGAGAAGCCCTTCAAGTGCGCCCAGTGTGGTAGGAGTTTCGCCCAATCCGGCGACCTCAAGTCGCACCAGCGGACTCACTCGGGCGAGAGGCCGTACGGGTGCCACGAGTGCGGCAAGCGCTTCTCCTTCGCCTGTAACCTAAAGACGCACCTGAGGATCCATTCGGGAGAGAAGCCGtacacctgctccttctgcggGAAGAGCTTCAGCGACGCCTCCcatttccggaagcatcagcagCAGCACTCGGGCGACAAGCCGGTCATCTGCGAGGTGTGCGGAAAGAGCTTCTCCGACGTGGCCAAATTTAACAATCACAAGAGGGTGCACTCCGGAGAGAAGCCGTTCACCTGCAGCCAGTGCGGCATGAGCTTCGCCCAGCAGTCGGACCTCGGAAGACACCGGAAAACGCACACGGGAGAACGGCTGCACCACTGTGCTCAGTGCGGGAAGAGCTACGCCCGGGCATCGGGACTGAAGATGCACCAGCGGATTCACGCAGA GACAGAGCTGGGAGTTGGCCATCTTGCACCCAGAAAGAAACTGGACTATTTAAACTGA
- the mfap3l gene encoding microfibrillar-associated protein 3-like gives MRQEANGHRVLLLALVALYAAAGPTHGKGNRMADQGNKTADHGNGTEDPGNWTADGLGGSVPVLLARTKQIIAREGNSVVMDCNASGDPLPSVRWFNSHGALLESEASGGKWLIEDGVLNITSITFSDRGRYTCMASNAHGSSNHTITLRVVFISGDMGIYYMIVCLVTFTIIMTLNVARLCMMSSHLKKTEKAINEFFRTEGAEKLQKAFEIAKRIPIITSAKTLELAKVTQFKTMELARYIEELARSIPLPPLITNCRTFMEEILEVVGVEEMRHTFVRQAPEGQEGACGDVYTIPRRRSESPAADSDDASLQEQPQHIAIQASVHPPLAAAEYCSMEGPSPDAPPTSLPSSQLTLPPPIPLPAPPQDGPTEPEGEVKVKPDLAIYESHV, from the exons ATGAGACAGGAGGCGAACGGACACAGGGTGCTGCTCTTGGCACTGGTGGCCCTGTATGCCGCCGCCGGGCCAACCCATGGCAAAGGAAATCGGATGGCAGACCAAGGAAACAAGACCGCGGATCATGGAAACGGGACCGAGGACCCTGGGAACTGGACCGCGGATGGGCTCGGAGGCTCAGTGCCGGTGCTGCTGGCCAGAACCAAGCAGATCATTGCCCGGGAGGGGAACAGCGTCGTGATGGACTGCAATGCCAGCGGGGACCCCCTGCCCAGTGTGCGCTGGTTCAACTCGCATGGTGCCCTGCTGGAGTCCGAAGCCAgcg GCGGCAAATGGCTGATCGAGGATGGAGTCCTCAACATCACAAGCATCACGTTTTCTGACCGGGGCAGGTACACGTGCATGGCGTCCAACGCTCACGGCAGCAGCAACCACACGATCACCCTGCGTGTCGTCTTCATCAGCGGTGACATGGGTATCTACTACATGATCGTTTGCCTGGTGACCTTCACCATCATCATGACGCTCAACGTGGCCCGCCTATGCATGATGAGTAGCCACCTGAAGAAGACCGAGAAGGCCATCAACGAGTTCTTCCGTACGGAGGGCGCCGAGAAGCTGCAGAAGGCTTTTGAGATCGCCAAGCGCATCCCCATCATCACCTCAGCCAAGACGCTGGAGCTGGCCAAAGTCACGCAGTTCAAGACCATGGAGCTGGCCCGCTATATCGAGGAGCTGGCCAGAAGCATCCCGCTGCCCCCACTGATCACAAACTGCCGCACATTTATGGAAGAGATCTTGGAGGTGGTTGGTGTGGAGGAGATGCGGCACACGTTCGTCCGCCAGGCCCCCGAGGGCCAGGAGGGGGCGTGTGGAGATGTCTACACCATCCCTCGCCGGCGCAGTGAGTCCCCCGCCGCCGATTCAGACGATGCCTCACTGCAGGAGCAGCCTCAGCATATTGCCATCCAGGCCTCAGTGCACCCCCCGCTGGCTGCTGCTGAGTACTGCAGCATGGAGGGTCCTTCACCGGATGCCCCACCCACCTCGTTGCCTTCATCCCAACTTACTCTTCCTCCACCCATTCCGCTGCCAGCTCCACCCCAGGATGGACCTACAGAGCCAGAGGGAGAGGTCAAAGTCAAACCTGACCTGGCCATCTACGAGAGTCATGTGTAA
- the aadat gene encoding kynurenine/alpha-aminoadipate aminotransferase, mitochondrial isoform X2 — translation MNYSRFLTAVSAARKPSPIRILTELQQRSPPTLISLAGGAPNPSTFPFQSAIITLKNGGSIKFDEAYMKRALQYSGSYGIPELISWMKDLQRALHSPPTVAYAAEKGRMEMCVTTGSQEGLCKVFEMLINPGDNVLLDAPTYSGTLAALQPLGCNIINIPSDHHGMIPEALRRVLSRWDPAEARRPGSTVPRILYTIPNGCNPTGASLTAERKGEIYQLAREYDLLIVEDDPYFFLQFQKPWAPTFLSMDVDGRIIRMDSFSKILSSGLRIGFMTGPQPLVERVVLHIQASTMHTSTFTQLLASQLLQNWGQDGFLRHVDSVVEFYRKQRDAMISSADRWLKDVAEWHTPTAGMFLWIKLKGISDTQKLIMEKALEKEVLLVPGGVFNIDSSLPCPYVRAAFSLSTPQQIDEAFRRLSALIKESL, via the exons CGGAACTTCAGCAGAGGTCCCCCCCCACGCTGATCTCACTGGCAGGGGGTGCTCCGAACCCCAGCACCTTCCCTTTCCAGTCGGCCATCATCACCCTGAAGAACGGGGGCAGCATCAAATTTGACGAGGCGTACATGAAGAGGGCGCTGCAATACTCTGGCTCCTACGG AATCCCAGAGCTGATATCCTGGATGAAGGACCTCCAGAGGGCGCTCCACAGCCCCCCCACGGTGGCGTACGCGGCGGAAAAGGGCCGCATGGAGATGTGCGTGACGACGGGAAGCCAAGAGGGCCTTTGCAAG GTGTTTGAGATGCTAATTAATCCTGGGGACAACGTCCTCCTTGATGCCCCTACATACTCCGGGACGCTTGCTGCG CTCCAGCCGCTGGGCTGTAACATCATCAACATCCCCAGCGACCATCATGGAATGATCCCGGAAGCCCTCAGGAGGGTTCTGTCCCGGTGGGACCCGGCCGAGGCCCGAAGGCCTGGCAGCACCGTTCCGCGGATCCTCTACACCATCCCCAACGGGTGCAACCCCACGGGGGCCTCTTTGACCGCTGAGAGGAAGGGGGAGATATATCAG CTTGCCAGAGAGTATGATCTCCTGATAGTCGAGGACGATCCCTACTTTTTCCTGCAGTTTCAGAAG CCTTGGGCTCCCACGTTCCTCTCCATGGACGTGGATGGACGGATCATCCGGATGGACTCCTTCTCGAAGATCCTGTCGTCAGG CCTGCGGATTGGCTTCATGACGGGCCCCCAGCCGCTCGTAGAGAGGGTGGTGCTCCACATTCAGGCCTCCACTATGCACACCAGCACGTTCACTCAG CTCTTGGCTTCCCAGCTGCTGCAGAACTGGGGTCAGGACGGTTTCCTCAGACACGTGGACAG CGTGGTGGAGTTCTACAGAAAGCAGCGTGATGCCATGATCTCCTCAGCAGACCGGTGGCTCAAAG ATGTGGCAGAGTGGCACACTCCCACTGCGGGCATGTTCCTGTGGATCAAGCTGAAGGGCATCTCGGACACGCAGAAGCTGATCATGGAGAAGGCTTTGGAGAAGGAG GTTCTGCTGGTTCCTGGCGGGGTCTTCAACATCGACAGCTCTCTGCCCTGTCCTTACGTGCGGGCCGCCTTCTCCCTGTCCACCCCGCAGCAGATCGATGAG GCTTTCAGGAGATTGTCTGCACTTATCAAGGAGTCGTTGTAA
- the aadat gene encoding kynurenine/alpha-aminoadipate aminotransferase, mitochondrial isoform X3, with protein sequence MKRALQYSGSYGIPELISWMKDLQRALHSPPTVAYAAEKGRMEMCVTTGSQEGLCKVFEMLINPGDNVLLDAPTYSGTLAALQPLGCNIINIPSDHHGMIPEALRRVLSRWDPAEARRPGSTVPRILYTIPNGCNPTGASLTAERKGEIYQLAREYDLLIVEDDPYFFLQFQKPWAPTFLSMDVDGRIIRMDSFSKILSSGLRIGFMTGPQPLVERVVLHIQASTMHTSTFTQLLASQLLQNWGQDGFLRHVDSVVEFYRKQRDAMISSADRWLKDVAEWHTPTAGMFLWIKLKGISDTQKLIMEKALEKEVLLVPGGVFNIDSSLPCPYVRAAFSLSTPQQIDEAFRRLSALIKESL encoded by the exons ATGAAGAGGGCGCTGCAATACTCTGGCTCCTACGG AATCCCAGAGCTGATATCCTGGATGAAGGACCTCCAGAGGGCGCTCCACAGCCCCCCCACGGTGGCGTACGCGGCGGAAAAGGGCCGCATGGAGATGTGCGTGACGACGGGAAGCCAAGAGGGCCTTTGCAAG GTGTTTGAGATGCTAATTAATCCTGGGGACAACGTCCTCCTTGATGCCCCTACATACTCCGGGACGCTTGCTGCG CTCCAGCCGCTGGGCTGTAACATCATCAACATCCCCAGCGACCATCATGGAATGATCCCGGAAGCCCTCAGGAGGGTTCTGTCCCGGTGGGACCCGGCCGAGGCCCGAAGGCCTGGCAGCACCGTTCCGCGGATCCTCTACACCATCCCCAACGGGTGCAACCCCACGGGGGCCTCTTTGACCGCTGAGAGGAAGGGGGAGATATATCAG CTTGCCAGAGAGTATGATCTCCTGATAGTCGAGGACGATCCCTACTTTTTCCTGCAGTTTCAGAAG CCTTGGGCTCCCACGTTCCTCTCCATGGACGTGGATGGACGGATCATCCGGATGGACTCCTTCTCGAAGATCCTGTCGTCAGG CCTGCGGATTGGCTTCATGACGGGCCCCCAGCCGCTCGTAGAGAGGGTGGTGCTCCACATTCAGGCCTCCACTATGCACACCAGCACGTTCACTCAG CTCTTGGCTTCCCAGCTGCTGCAGAACTGGGGTCAGGACGGTTTCCTCAGACACGTGGACAG CGTGGTGGAGTTCTACAGAAAGCAGCGTGATGCCATGATCTCCTCAGCAGACCGGTGGCTCAAAG ATGTGGCAGAGTGGCACACTCCCACTGCGGGCATGTTCCTGTGGATCAAGCTGAAGGGCATCTCGGACACGCAGAAGCTGATCATGGAGAAGGCTTTGGAGAAGGAG GTTCTGCTGGTTCCTGGCGGGGTCTTCAACATCGACAGCTCTCTGCCCTGTCCTTACGTGCGGGCCGCCTTCTCCCTGTCCACCCCGCAGCAGATCGATGAG GCTTTCAGGAGATTGTCTGCACTTATCAAGGAGTCGTTGTAA
- the aadat gene encoding kynurenine/alpha-aminoadipate aminotransferase, mitochondrial isoform X1 has protein sequence MVGSYLTLYRVICFLCRTMNYSRFLTAVSAARKPSPIRILTELQQRSPPTLISLAGGAPNPSTFPFQSAIITLKNGGSIKFDEAYMKRALQYSGSYGIPELISWMKDLQRALHSPPTVAYAAEKGRMEMCVTTGSQEGLCKVFEMLINPGDNVLLDAPTYSGTLAALQPLGCNIINIPSDHHGMIPEALRRVLSRWDPAEARRPGSTVPRILYTIPNGCNPTGASLTAERKGEIYQLAREYDLLIVEDDPYFFLQFQKPWAPTFLSMDVDGRIIRMDSFSKILSSGLRIGFMTGPQPLVERVVLHIQASTMHTSTFTQLLASQLLQNWGQDGFLRHVDSVVEFYRKQRDAMISSADRWLKDVAEWHTPTAGMFLWIKLKGISDTQKLIMEKALEKEVLLVPGGVFNIDSSLPCPYVRAAFSLSTPQQIDEAFRRLSALIKESL, from the exons CGGAACTTCAGCAGAGGTCCCCCCCCACGCTGATCTCACTGGCAGGGGGTGCTCCGAACCCCAGCACCTTCCCTTTCCAGTCGGCCATCATCACCCTGAAGAACGGGGGCAGCATCAAATTTGACGAGGCGTACATGAAGAGGGCGCTGCAATACTCTGGCTCCTACGG AATCCCAGAGCTGATATCCTGGATGAAGGACCTCCAGAGGGCGCTCCACAGCCCCCCCACGGTGGCGTACGCGGCGGAAAAGGGCCGCATGGAGATGTGCGTGACGACGGGAAGCCAAGAGGGCCTTTGCAAG GTGTTTGAGATGCTAATTAATCCTGGGGACAACGTCCTCCTTGATGCCCCTACATACTCCGGGACGCTTGCTGCG CTCCAGCCGCTGGGCTGTAACATCATCAACATCCCCAGCGACCATCATGGAATGATCCCGGAAGCCCTCAGGAGGGTTCTGTCCCGGTGGGACCCGGCCGAGGCCCGAAGGCCTGGCAGCACCGTTCCGCGGATCCTCTACACCATCCCCAACGGGTGCAACCCCACGGGGGCCTCTTTGACCGCTGAGAGGAAGGGGGAGATATATCAG CTTGCCAGAGAGTATGATCTCCTGATAGTCGAGGACGATCCCTACTTTTTCCTGCAGTTTCAGAAG CCTTGGGCTCCCACGTTCCTCTCCATGGACGTGGATGGACGGATCATCCGGATGGACTCCTTCTCGAAGATCCTGTCGTCAGG CCTGCGGATTGGCTTCATGACGGGCCCCCAGCCGCTCGTAGAGAGGGTGGTGCTCCACATTCAGGCCTCCACTATGCACACCAGCACGTTCACTCAG CTCTTGGCTTCCCAGCTGCTGCAGAACTGGGGTCAGGACGGTTTCCTCAGACACGTGGACAG CGTGGTGGAGTTCTACAGAAAGCAGCGTGATGCCATGATCTCCTCAGCAGACCGGTGGCTCAAAG ATGTGGCAGAGTGGCACACTCCCACTGCGGGCATGTTCCTGTGGATCAAGCTGAAGGGCATCTCGGACACGCAGAAGCTGATCATGGAGAAGGCTTTGGAGAAGGAG GTTCTGCTGGTTCCTGGCGGGGTCTTCAACATCGACAGCTCTCTGCCCTGTCCTTACGTGCGGGCCGCCTTCTCCCTGTCCACCCCGCAGCAGATCGATGAG GCTTTCAGGAGATTGTCTGCACTTATCAAGGAGTCGTTGTAA